Genomic window (Chondrocystis sp. NIES-4102):
GTAACTGCTTTTATTGGTCCTTCTGGATGTGGTAAAAGTACTCTCTTACGTTGTTATAACCGCCTCAATGATTTAATTCCAATTTTCCGTTTAGAAGGGCTAATCACCTATTATAATCAAAATTTGTATGGGAAAGATATAGATCCTGTGCAGGTGAGACGTAAAGTAGGTATGGTATTCCAACGACCTAATCCTTTTCCCAAGTCGATTTATGAAAATATTGCTTTTGGAGCGAGAATCAATGGGTATAAAGGGAATATGGATGAATTGGTAGAGCGATCGCTAAGAGGTGCAGCCCTTTGGGATGAAGTAAAAGATAAACTAAAGCAAAGTGGTTTAGCTCTAAGTGGTGGACAACAACAAAGATTATGTATCGCCAGAACTATCGCCCTTCAACCAGATGTAGTTCTAATGGATGAACCTTGTTCCGCCCTAGATCCTATTTCCACCCTGAAAGTAGAAGAATTAATCCACCAACTAAAAACAG
Coding sequences:
- the pstB gene encoding phosphate import ATP-binding protein; the protein is MIYDQRNASQTETVLQAENVNVYYGNFLAVKGVYLNIPKNRVTAFIGPSGCGKSTLLRCYNRLNDLIPIFRLEGLITYYNQNLYGKDIDPVQVRRKVGMVFQRPNPFPKSIYENIAFGARINGYKGNMDELVERSLRGAALWDEVKDKLKQSGLALSGGQQQRLCIARTIALQPDVVLMDEPCSALDPISTLKVEELIHQLKTDYTIVIVTHNMQQASRVADYTGFFNVTEVAGGNRQGYLAEFAPTEEIFQNPQQEATQQYVSGRFG